Proteins co-encoded in one Pocillopora verrucosa isolate sample1 chromosome 1, ASM3666991v2, whole genome shotgun sequence genomic window:
- the LOC131771550 gene encoding uncharacterized protein produces MAGKRESLERKANRGENWAAPAQQNHDESRQTVLLLGENLHAPNKNEPRYIVESDKIKAEEVNNSDSETQFSATRTYYNTGRTGVENHQQAFQSSANQGNHGQNTHAPPTQGLGRGDQNQNYPSWSAPRGLIGVIPPRELNMRPGEDDADNSPNYRRMAVCQETDGALGQRTKMRVYMKRF; encoded by the exons ATGGcaggaaaaagagaaagcttGGAGCGAAAAGCGAATCGAGGCGAAAACTGGGCAGCACCTGCACAGCAAAATCATGATGAATCGAGGCAAACAGTTCTGCTCCTTGGAGAAAATCTTCACGCGCCGAACAAAAACGAGCCACGCTACATTGTGGAGTCCGACAAAATAAAG GCTGAAGAGGTTAATAACTCGGATTCTGAGACACAATTCTCTGCCACTAGAACGTATTACAACACAGGTAGGACTGGGGTCGAAAACCACCAACAAGCTTTCCAATCCTCCGCAAACCAGGGTAACCACGGGCAAAATACCCACGCACCTCCGACTCAGGGGCTAGGGAGAGGGGACCAAAATCAGAATTACCCCTCATGGTCAGCACCGCGTGGTCTTATCGGCGTTATACCTCCCAGGGAGCTAAATATGAGACCAGGGGAAGACGATGCAGACAACTCACCGAACTATCGCCGTATGGCTGTTTGCCAAGAGACAGACGGTGCTTTGGGCCAGAGGACAAAAATGCGCGTCTACATGAAGCGTTTTTGA